A region from the Muribaculum gordoncarteri genome encodes:
- a CDS encoding RloB family protein, with translation MGQLPKSRIEQLKREKREAKAAKKRKVATREKIVRFLVVCEGERTEPNYFRELVRDRYSEVRSEEIIGEGRSTCVLVKKTEEIRERLERQRQLKFDRVWVVFDKDDFNDFNEAISLAERKGYKAGWTNEAFELWYLLHFTFLDAAVSSADYISKLETEIRRNEDYQDYKYHKNDKGIYALLQSIGNEALAKRLAEKLRRFFEHTLDYKSHKPCTTIDLLVDELEHPENLLKD, from the coding sequence ATGGGACAGCTTCCAAAATCAAGAATCGAACAGCTCAAGCGCGAAAAGCGGGAGGCCAAAGCTGCGAAGAAACGCAAGGTTGCCACTCGTGAAAAAATAGTGCGCTTTCTTGTGGTTTGCGAGGGTGAGCGTACCGAACCGAACTATTTCAGGGAACTTGTCAGGGACAGATATTCGGAAGTCCGTTCCGAGGAGATTATCGGAGAAGGACGCTCAACGTGTGTATTGGTCAAAAAGACCGAAGAGATCAGAGAACGACTGGAACGGCAGCGGCAACTGAAGTTTGATCGTGTTTGGGTAGTGTTTGACAAGGATGACTTCAACGATTTCAATGAAGCCATATCACTTGCCGAACGAAAAGGATATAAAGCCGGGTGGACAAATGAAGCCTTTGAACTGTGGTATCTCCTTCACTTCACCTTCCTTGATGCCGCTGTTTCCAGTGCCGATTACATCTCCAAACTCGAAACAGAAATCAGACGAAATGAGGATTATCAGGATTACAAATATCACAAAAACGACAAAGGGATATACGCATTGTTGCAGAGCATCGGAAATGAAGCGCTTGCAAAAAGACTAGCTGAAAAACTACGCCGATTCTTTGAGCACACACTCGACTATAAATCCCACAAGCCGTGTACTACGATAGACCTGCTTGTTGATGAACTTGAACATCCTGAAAACCTACTCAAAGATTGA
- a CDS encoding AAA family ATPase encodes MLVNFTFKNFRSFKDEMTLSMEAASIQELSDAVVKSCGEELLPVAVMYGANSSGKSNVLKALKAMRDVLLNSVRLNPKDKLEADPFSLNETSASEPTSFEIQFTLNGSKFRYGFDYTSDEIIDEWLYEKRPGEREFELFLRSGNEFKISKSRFAEGIGKQDATPANRLFVSLVAQLNGKVSQAILDWFSNIEYMSGMDGKGYAGKTLRTIFYQEDGNEEIMNLLYQTHLGFSGLQVIMNTGDEESVDSKTVHNIFDANGNVIGQKEFPTDKMESEGTKKMIEIAGPLVDAIRLGKILVVDELDAKLHPFLTRKIIGLFMDKEFNKNGAQLIFATHDTNLLNIQYLRRDQIWFTEKDKSDSTELYSLVEFRDESGNKVRNDRNIEKDYINGRYGAIPFMS; translated from the coding sequence ATGTTGGTAAATTTCACATTCAAGAATTTCAGGTCTTTCAAGGATGAAATGACACTGAGCATGGAGGCTGCTTCCATTCAGGAGCTGTCGGATGCCGTTGTAAAATCGTGTGGAGAAGAACTGCTTCCCGTCGCTGTGATGTATGGTGCCAACTCAAGCGGCAAGAGCAATGTGCTTAAGGCGCTAAAAGCTATGAGGGATGTTTTGCTTAATTCGGTCAGACTGAATCCCAAGGATAAACTTGAAGCCGATCCGTTTTCTCTGAATGAAACATCCGCATCGGAACCGACCTCGTTTGAGATTCAGTTCACCCTCAACGGCTCCAAGTTCCGCTATGGATTCGATTATACATCAGACGAAATCATTGACGAATGGCTCTATGAGAAACGTCCCGGAGAAAGGGAATTTGAACTATTTCTGCGGAGCGGCAATGAGTTTAAGATTTCAAAGTCCCGTTTTGCCGAAGGTATCGGCAAACAGGACGCCACACCTGCCAACCGATTGTTCGTTTCGTTGGTGGCACAACTCAACGGCAAAGTATCTCAGGCTATTCTCGACTGGTTTTCAAATATTGAATATATGTCAGGAATGGATGGAAAAGGGTACGCAGGGAAGACACTACGCACTATCTTCTATCAGGAAGACGGCAATGAAGAAATCATGAACCTGCTATATCAGACCCATTTGGGCTTCAGCGGACTTCAGGTCATCATGAATACCGGGGATGAAGAATCGGTCGATTCAAAGACCGTACACAACATTTTCGATGCAAACGGGAATGTTATCGGTCAAAAAGAGTTTCCGACTGACAAGATGGAGTCTGAGGGAACCAAGAAAATGATTGAGATTGCCGGCCCGCTTGTAGATGCAATAAGACTCGGAAAGATTCTTGTTGTCGATGAACTGGACGCAAAACTCCATCCTTTTCTGACTCGCAAGATAATCGGACTGTTTATGGACAAGGAGTTCAACAAAAATGGGGCCCAGCTTATTTTTGCGACTCATGATACAAATCTTCTGAATATCCAATATCTCCGTCGTGACCAAATCTGGTTTACCGAGAAAGACAAATCCGACTCGACAGAACTTTACTCTCTGGTAGAGTTCCGTGATGAATCCGGAAATAAGGTTCGCAACGACCGCAACATCGAGAAGGACTATATCAATGGTCGCTATGGTGCAATCCCTTTCATGAGCTAA
- a CDS encoding HlyD family secretion protein: MKHRSKKILSYIVTIAVITIAAIWVGGKFIYLGDVEFTDNAQVRQQIVPVNSRVQGYIKEIRFNEYEPVKKGDTLVIIDDADMRLNVARARADYQNALAGHDVADRSVTSASANVAVSEASIAEAKVLMEMAATDLARYEKLLAQDAVTRQQYDGAKTDYEAKKARYEMLSRQRSATSAVVDINRQRISQSEAGIELAKALLETAELNLSYTAITAPCDGYTSRKEIQVGQLVQPGQTLLDVVDSQDIWVTANYKETQLHHIAPGCDVEIKVDAIPGVVFNGKVKSISTATGASLSLLPQDNSAGNFVKVRQRVPVRIEFSADNKPEEMAKLRAGMNVECSVKY, encoded by the coding sequence ATGAAACACCGTAGCAAAAAGATACTCTCCTATATCGTCACAATAGCAGTAATCACCATAGCCGCAATCTGGGTAGGGGGTAAGTTTATCTATCTCGGGGATGTCGAGTTTACCGACAATGCCCAAGTGCGTCAACAGATAGTCCCTGTCAACAGCCGTGTGCAGGGATATATCAAGGAAATCCGTTTCAACGAGTATGAGCCCGTGAAAAAGGGTGACACACTCGTCATAATCGACGATGCGGATATGCGCCTTAACGTAGCCCGCGCCCGTGCGGATTATCAGAACGCCCTTGCCGGACATGATGTAGCCGACCGATCGGTCACTTCCGCTTCAGCGAATGTGGCTGTAAGCGAGGCTTCCATCGCAGAGGCAAAGGTGCTTATGGAAATGGCTGCCACAGACCTTGCCCGTTATGAGAAGCTGTTGGCACAGGATGCCGTCACACGTCAGCAATATGACGGGGCAAAGACGGATTATGAGGCGAAAAAAGCCCGCTATGAAATGCTGTCGCGCCAGCGCTCGGCAACCTCGGCTGTTGTGGATATTAACCGTCAGCGTATATCCCAGTCGGAAGCCGGTATTGAGTTGGCAAAAGCATTGCTTGAAACAGCGGAGCTTAATCTCAGCTATACTGCCATTACCGCTCCGTGCGACGGCTACACTTCACGAAAAGAAATACAGGTCGGTCAACTCGTACAGCCCGGTCAGACACTGCTTGACGTTGTTGATTCTCAGGATATATGGGTGACAGCCAATTATAAGGAAACTCAGCTTCATCACATTGCGCCGGGCTGCGATGTCGAGATAAAGGTAGATGCAATTCCGGGAGTTGTGTTCAACGGCAAGGTCAAGTCCATATCAACTGCCACGGGTGCGTCTCTGTCACTTTTGCCGCAGGACAATTCAGCGGGAAATTTCGTAAAAGTGCGTCAGCGTGTGCCGGTAAGAATTGAATTCAGTGCCGACAACAAACCGGAGGAAATGGCAAAACTGCGTGCTGGAATGAATGTGGAATGTAGCGTGAAGTATTGA
- a CDS encoding TolC family protein, with product MNNLRLLTGLLSVVLSSGGVCAYGQSVVTLEEIFESAETNSAQLRPSFTAQTEAEREIRVARAGRLPDINASLSLSYIGDGFTTKRNFSDYQKAPIPHLGTGLSLNISQPVYTGGAVTSAIELAELKSTAARFATDLQRDNIRFQLTGFYLDIYKYNNLRAVVESNIAAAQKVLQEMRARYEQGTALQNDITRYELLVSNLELQLVKINNTIEILNTNLVTTSGLPDGTVIVPDSMILVRSLPKNGAEWWQAEAEANSPSLSLARSGVDISRKAESLVRSERLPKIGLQAGWSMDGPILVEVPPINRNLSYWYVGIGVSYNISSLYKSNRSLSKSRAATQRALEQLDATRENVTLAVNADHVHYLEAYEELKTQQKSVELAERNYRTTSTRYSADMALITDMLDAANAKLDAEQRLVNARINIIYYYYKLLFSTGKI from the coding sequence ATGAACAATCTTCGATTGCTCACAGGACTGTTGTCAGTAGTCCTGTCGAGCGGCGGGGTGTGTGCTTATGGCCAGTCGGTTGTGACTCTTGAAGAAATTTTCGAGAGTGCCGAAACCAACAGCGCACAGTTGCGCCCGTCATTTACAGCGCAGACCGAGGCCGAGCGAGAAATCAGAGTTGCCCGCGCAGGTCGTCTGCCCGACATCAACGCATCGCTGTCACTAAGCTATATTGGCGACGGTTTCACAACTAAACGCAATTTCAGTGACTATCAGAAAGCCCCGATTCCGCATCTCGGCACAGGGCTGTCTCTAAACATTTCACAACCCGTTTACACCGGCGGAGCGGTGACAAGTGCCATAGAACTTGCCGAACTGAAATCCACTGCAGCAAGGTTCGCGACAGACCTGCAACGCGACAATATCCGTTTCCAACTGACAGGATTTTATCTCGACATCTACAAGTACAATAATCTGAGGGCGGTGGTGGAAAGCAATATTGCCGCAGCCCAAAAGGTGCTTCAGGAGATGAGGGCGAGATACGAGCAGGGCACGGCATTGCAGAATGACATTACCCGATATGAGTTGCTCGTTTCAAATCTTGAATTGCAACTGGTAAAAATCAACAATACAATCGAAATTCTCAATACCAATCTTGTCACGACATCAGGACTCCCGGACGGAACAGTGATAGTTCCCGATAGTATGATATTGGTGCGATCCCTGCCGAAAAACGGGGCTGAATGGTGGCAGGCCGAGGCAGAAGCAAACTCCCCGTCTCTTAGCCTCGCACGTTCAGGTGTTGACATAAGCCGTAAGGCGGAGTCGCTTGTGCGCTCGGAGCGTCTGCCTAAGATAGGGCTACAAGCCGGATGGAGCATGGATGGCCCTATACTTGTGGAGGTACCCCCAATTAACCGCAATCTAAGTTACTGGTATGTCGGGATAGGCGTAAGCTATAACATCTCATCTCTCTACAAAAGCAATAGGTCGCTTTCCAAAAGCCGTGCCGCCACACAAAGAGCCTTAGAACAGTTGGATGCGACACGCGAGAATGTGACGTTAGCGGTCAATGCTGACCATGTCCATTACCTCGAAGCATACGAGGAGCTTAAAACACAGCAGAAAAGTGTGGAACTCGCCGAAAGGAACTACCGCACAACATCGACCCGCTATTCCGCTGATATGGCACTTATCACAGATATGCTCGATGCGGCAAATGCAAAACTTGATGCGGAGCAACGGCTCGTAAACGCCCGCATCAACATAATTTACTATTATTACAAACTCTTGTTCTCAACCGGAAAGATATGA
- a CDS encoding Cas9 inhibitor AcrIIA9 family protein, producing the protein MANSMKSNNAAIAVMQQMLQERCIAEPTFAIKMAQPNKNMEGAVNHLCRTIQKSGLCVVDDKTVENILVDYFDESNIEDGGSPINCNIVVSRPELTDEDKVALKEQAMEQFKQEQLRELRRQSQPKAQPKPTATAPKAGAEIDTIPNLFDEL; encoded by the coding sequence ATGGCAAACTCAATGAAATCCAACAACGCTGCAATCGCAGTTATGCAGCAGATGCTCCAAGAGCGTTGCATCGCAGAACCCACCTTCGCTATCAAGATGGCTCAACCGAACAAGAACATGGAAGGCGCAGTAAATCACCTTTGCAGAACTATCCAAAAGAGCGGTCTGTGCGTAGTAGATGACAAAACTGTAGAAAATATCCTCGTGGACTACTTTGATGAGTCGAACATCGAGGATGGCGGAAGTCCTATCAACTGCAACATCGTGGTATCCAGGCCGGAACTCACCGATGAGGATAAGGTGGCTCTCAAAGAGCAGGCTATGGAGCAGTTCAAGCAGGAACAACTCCGGGAACTCCGCAGACAATCCCAGCCGAAGGCACAACCAAAGCCGACCGCCACCGCTCCCAAAGCCGGAGCAGAGATAGACACTATCCCCAACCTTTTTGATGAACTCTAA
- a CDS encoding PcfJ domain-containing protein has translation MNWALNSTINHYGYRLKSGMCTCMKCGHEWLESRNGMCLCPECGTQLEIKDTKERVIRDKSYFNVITTIEGYQVIRMFLMIVEMRKGLKAKPAFLEIGSYWIDCKGNTTVVGLQGTLGYYIDSFAFGSPLEIRRDNDAFRHISDEWVYPRIKVTDTIKRNGFKGSCHHIHPVTLFQELLTNPKAETLMKANEIELLRYLCYRPINKVDIEDYWNSIKIANRNGYKVNNSQMWIDTHQDVGALWQRHTIPKYVCPANLQEEHDRYVRKLQTIQEKEKKAEDIRKAQEREASFKEQKEKFFGIRINDGEIEVKVLESVEEYRQEAESQHICLFSAAYDQREDSLIFSARIDGRIIETIEVDLRTLKVVQSRGVCNQNTEYHDRIIRLINANTHLIKERITA, from the coding sequence ATGAATTGGGCTCTCAACTCAACAATCAATCACTACGGATACCGCCTTAAATCCGGAATGTGTACCTGTATGAAATGCGGTCACGAGTGGTTGGAGAGTCGTAACGGAATGTGCCTATGTCCCGAATGTGGCACACAACTTGAAATCAAGGACACCAAAGAGCGTGTAATCCGCGACAAGTCCTATTTCAACGTAATCACTACCATTGAAGGCTATCAGGTAATCCGCATGTTCCTGATGATAGTTGAAATGCGCAAAGGATTGAAGGCAAAGCCAGCCTTTCTTGAAATCGGCAGTTACTGGATTGACTGCAAGGGCAATACCACCGTAGTGGGATTGCAGGGAACTTTGGGATACTACATAGACAGTTTCGCCTTTGGCTCTCCATTGGAGATAAGGCGTGATAACGATGCTTTCCGACACATATCCGATGAATGGGTTTACCCTCGCATCAAGGTAACTGACACCATCAAGCGCAACGGATTCAAAGGCAGTTGCCACCATATCCACCCCGTGACACTCTTCCAAGAATTGCTGACCAACCCCAAAGCCGAGACTCTGATGAAAGCCAACGAGATAGAATTACTCCGATACTTATGTTATAGACCTATCAACAAGGTTGACATCGAGGACTATTGGAACTCTATCAAAATAGCCAACCGCAATGGCTACAAGGTCAATAACTCGCAGATGTGGATAGACACACATCAAGATGTTGGAGCGTTGTGGCAGAGACATACAATCCCCAAGTATGTCTGCCCCGCCAATCTCCAAGAGGAACACGACCGATATGTGAGAAAACTCCAAACCATCCAAGAGAAGGAGAAGAAAGCCGAGGACATCCGCAAAGCCCAAGAGAGGGAAGCGAGTTTCAAAGAGCAGAAAGAAAAGTTCTTCGGCATCCGTATCAACGACGGAGAGATTGAGGTCAAGGTATTGGAAAGCGTTGAGGAATACCGACAGGAGGCTGAAAGTCAGCATATATGTCTGTTTAGCGCAGCCTATGACCAGCGTGAGGACAGCCTTATCTTCTCAGCGAGGATAGACGGCAGAATAATCGAGACCATTGAGGTTGACCTCAGAACCCTAAAGGTGGTTCAGTCAAGAGGAGTCTGCAATCAGAACACCGAATACCACGACCGGATAATCAGACTCATCAACGCCAACACACACCTAATCAAAGAGCGAATTACAGCATAA
- a CDS encoding HAD-IA family hydrolase: protein MPLINYYFEGMVKSYEARVAKPDKKILDIAAKEFGINPEKTLFIDDSPYNIAVAKELGWQGVEVKPGSDSLVKIIEDYISLQY from the coding sequence ATTCCGCTCATCAATTACTATTTCGAGGGCATGGTAAAGTCTTATGAGGCTCGCGTGGCTAAACCGGATAAGAAAATCTTAGATATAGCTGCCAAAGAGTTCGGCATAAATCCGGAGAAAACATTATTCATTGATGACTCTCCTTATAACATAGCGGTTGCCAAGGAATTGGGATGGCAGGGTGTAGAGGTCAAGCCCGGCAGCGATTCGCTTGTCAAAATTATTGAGGATTATATCAGTTTACAATACTAA
- a CDS encoding metallophosphoesterase gives MDYNNDIIVMPDIHGRQFWRRAVELYPDADTIFLGDYHDPYPAEGITNEESLANLRELFDYVKSHDNVHLLMGNHDLNYFADFGKKVRYDEKNTRTIRSLLTEMLPRMTIATTRIVSGKTVFFSHSPVLVDWVKDAGVSDDVPTLVKTLNDSIKNLDTDPSEAVKLLRYVPSYRGGEAPFGSPTWADVRELDNDGKQIIDTIDYSIFAHTRVNPPRITSRWADLDSQRAFRLTQELKLIVI, from the coding sequence ATGGACTATAACAATGATATAATCGTCATGCCTGATATTCACGGACGTCAGTTCTGGCGCCGTGCCGTTGAACTATATCCTGATGCGGATACAATTTTTCTCGGAGATTACCACGATCCCTATCCGGCTGAAGGAATCACAAATGAGGAGTCTCTTGCAAATCTTCGGGAACTTTTTGACTATGTAAAGAGCCATGATAATGTACATCTTCTGATGGGTAATCATGACCTCAACTATTTTGCTGATTTTGGGAAGAAAGTGCGGTATGATGAAAAAAATACCCGGACAATCAGGTCATTACTGACCGAAATGTTGCCAAGAATGACTATCGCAACGACACGCATAGTCAGTGGCAAGACCGTTTTCTTCAGCCACAGTCCGGTATTGGTTGATTGGGTCAAAGATGCAGGAGTGTCCGATGATGTTCCGACTCTTGTTAAAACATTGAACGACTCAATCAAGAATCTTGACACTGACCCGTCAGAAGCTGTAAAGCTACTCAGATATGTACCCTCTTACCGAGGAGGTGAAGCGCCTTTCGGCTCTCCTACATGGGCCGATGTGCGCGAACTTGACAATGACGGCAAACAAATCATTGACACGATTGACTACTCAATTTTTGCACATACGCGAGTAAATCCGCCTAGGATAACCTCAAGGTGGGCAGATCTCGACAGTCAACGAGCATTCCGACTTACGCAGGAACTGAAGCTGATTGTAATTTAG
- a CDS encoding Crp/Fnr family transcriptional regulator encodes MDIKEIIDCRYKLPESSLTKICESMERVCYPKGYNVLEIGKIERDVFFIAKGIVRAYTLVDGKEVTFWIGEEGATIVSMMGYVRDQPGYETMELMEDSELYVIKREVLLRLFKEDINIANWGRRFAETELLDAEMRVITLLLSTATERYQDFLDTQPNLLQRMPLGCIASYLGITQVSLSRIRAAIAKDNG; translated from the coding sequence ATGGATATAAAAGAGATAATAGATTGCAGATATAAACTGCCTGAGAGTTCATTGACCAAAATATGTGAGTCAATGGAAAGAGTCTGTTACCCCAAAGGATATAATGTTCTTGAAATAGGCAAGATAGAACGTGATGTGTTTTTCATAGCAAAAGGCATTGTTAGAGCATATACTCTTGTCGATGGCAAGGAGGTTACTTTCTGGATTGGAGAGGAAGGTGCTACTATTGTATCTATGATGGGCTATGTAAGAGACCAACCCGGCTACGAAACAATGGAACTCATGGAAGATTCGGAACTCTACGTTATAAAGAGAGAAGTATTGCTACGCCTTTTCAAGGAGGATATTAATATAGCGAACTGGGGACGTAGATTTGCTGAAACTGAACTTCTTGATGCTGAAATGCGTGTTATTACCTTACTTCTTTCAACAGCGACCGAACGTTATCAGGACTTTCTTGATACTCAACCTAATTTATTACAACGAATGCCATTGGGATGTATTGCATCGTATCTCGGCATAACACAGGTTAGTTTAAGCAGAATAAGGGCGGCGATTGCCAAGGATAACGGTTAA
- a CDS encoding DMT family transporter: MNWIFLLLAGLFEVSLAFCLGKTKTSVGTEYYCWGAGFLLSTVLSMYLLAKAVQTLPIGTAYAVWTGIGAVGTVIMGIVFFKEPATPIRLFFIFTLIASIIGLKLVTN, encoded by the coding sequence ATGAACTGGATTTTTTTACTTCTTGCAGGACTGTTTGAAGTCAGTCTCGCGTTTTGCTTAGGCAAGACCAAAACATCTGTTGGCACTGAATATTATTGTTGGGGTGCAGGTTTCCTTTTGTCAACGGTTCTCAGTATGTATCTGTTGGCCAAAGCTGTCCAGACATTGCCTATAGGTACAGCCTATGCTGTTTGGACCGGTATTGGTGCAGTAGGCACAGTCATCATGGGGATAGTTTTTTTCAAAGAACCCGCTACTCCGATACGACTATTCTTCATCTTCACGTTGATTGCATCCATAATAGGCCTGAAGCTTGTAACAAACTAA
- a CDS encoding HAD family hydrolase, translated as MMIKNIIFDFDGTLVDTAPVILATMFATFKELDLPAPSREECKSTIGLRLHEIPSKLFPNRAGLGEIYTKTYQRLFKTYNTPGSIIAFEGVPETLTELKDSGYNLAIASSRHRFSLEEIVNSLKMSTLFDMIIGGDNVKNGKPSPEPVLTISNLMGWQANETLVVGDAGVDILMGKSAGCKTTGVTYGNGTIAELQNAGADYIIGSFANLKNIL; from the coding sequence ATGATGATTAAGAACATAATATTTGATTTCGATGGCACTCTTGTAGATACAGCACCGGTCATTCTTGCAACCATGTTTGCAACATTCAAAGAACTTGATTTGCCGGCTCCTTCACGCGAAGAATGCAAATCGACTATCGGGCTAAGATTACATGAAATTCCGTCAAAACTGTTTCCTAATAGAGCGGGTCTTGGCGAGATATACACTAAGACATACCAACGCCTCTTCAAGACGTATAATACCCCGGGGTCAATTATTGCATTTGAAGGAGTGCCCGAAACGCTGACGGAATTGAAAGACAGCGGATATAATTTGGCAATTGCGAGTAGCCGACACAGGTTCTCGCTTGAAGAAATAGTCAACAGTTTGAAAATGTCGACTCTGTTTGACATGATTATTGGTGGTGACAACGTCAAGAACGGAAAACCATCCCCCGAACCAGTTCTCACTATTTCCAACCTAATGGGGTGGCAAGCCAACGAGACTCTCGTTGTTGGCGATGCCGGCGTAGACATCCTTATGGGTAAGTCAGCAGGGTGCAAGACTACAGGTGTGACATACGGAAATGGAACTATAGCCGAACTGCAAAATGCAGGTGCTGACTACATTATTGGCTCATTCGCTAATCTTAAAAATATTCTCTGA
- a CDS encoding HU family DNA-binding protein, with amino-acid sequence MQIAKTTGIDKAAVVTVIEQFMTVVKDSLAHGENVYLRGFGSFVVKQRAEKTARNISKNTTLVIPAHNIPAFKPANVFKNEVSGLK; translated from the coding sequence TTGCAAATCGCAAAGACAACCGGCATCGACAAGGCTGCGGTTGTTACCGTTATCGAACAGTTCATGACGGTTGTGAAGGACAGCCTCGCACACGGCGAAAATGTATATCTCCGTGGTTTTGGTTCATTCGTTGTGAAACAGAGAGCCGAGAAGACCGCCCGCAACATCAGCAAGAACACTACACTCGTTATCCCTGCTCACAATATTCCGGCTTTCAAACCCGCAAACGTATTCAAAAACGAGGTTTCCGGACTGAAATAA
- a CDS encoding nitrous oxide-stimulated promoter family protein yields the protein MNRIEREKLVVRQMIAIYCHRHHAHNDNILCDDCLDLLNYAHRRLDYCPKGNGKSSCRKCEIHCYSTANREKIRAVMKYVGPRMIFIHPWSAIRHLITEFC from the coding sequence ATGAATCGCATAGAACGGGAGAAACTGGTGGTTAGACAGATGATTGCCATCTATTGCCATAGGCATCATGCTCACAATGATAATATTCTATGTGATGACTGCCTTGACCTCTTGAACTATGCCCATAGGCGTCTTGACTATTGCCCCAAAGGCAACGGCAAGTCAAGTTGCCGTAAATGCGAGATTCACTGTTATTCCACGGCTAACCGTGAAAAGATACGTGCAGTGATGAAATATGTCGGCCCACGAATGATATTCATACATCCGTGGTCTGCCATACGCCACTTGATTACAGAATTTTGTTGA